The following are encoded together in the Flavobacterium haoranii genome:
- a CDS encoding S8 family peptidase, with product MRTLKPLYVSSIVALALASCGTPKMISTPIENVDQQPLKITPLAENDLKRWSHLDLVKDTVPGMSVDKAYAELLKGKKSTTVIVGIVDSGVDIRHEDLQGQIWTNPKEIANNGKDDDNNGYIDDVHGWNFLGDSNNEQLEKTRIVAKGPGTPDYDKAKAELDADIADVMQTKQQIDMIVGADKAIKDYLKKDNFTLEDVKAMQTEDPTLSQYKAMFTQILSNTSKEDFDKRIKGGVDYVYDQLNYNLNVDFNGRKVVGDNPEDINDTKYGNNNVIGPNPEDAKHGTHVAGIVAQVRGNGKGGDGVAKDVKIMAVRAVPNGDEYDKDIALGIRYAVDNGAKVINGSFGKYFSPHKEWVQDALKYAASKDVLVIFAAGNDSKDLDVENKYPSDSYNGAPEISNNVLIVGALNVEYGAKMVAPFSNYGKKNVDVFAPGMKIYATTPNQSYEYLQGTSMASPNVAGVAALIRSYYPNLTAAQVKQIIMESGITLKNDVKLGEDQHKANFSEASKTGKIVNAYNAIIMAEQMSK from the coding sequence ATGAGAACTTTAAAACCACTTTATGTTTCATCGATTGTTGCCCTTGCATTGGCTAGTTGTGGAACTCCTAAAATGATTTCAACTCCTATAGAAAATGTTGATCAACAACCTCTTAAAATTACTCCATTAGCAGAGAATGATTTAAAAAGATGGAGTCATTTAGATTTAGTTAAAGATACAGTTCCTGGAATGAGTGTTGATAAAGCTTATGCTGAATTATTAAAAGGAAAAAAATCTACAACTGTAATTGTTGGTATTGTTGACTCTGGTGTTGATATTCGCCATGAAGACTTACAGGGTCAAATTTGGACAAATCCAAAAGAGATTGCAAACAACGGTAAAGATGATGATAACAATGGTTACATTGATGATGTTCACGGTTGGAATTTCCTTGGAGATAGTAACAATGAGCAATTAGAAAAAACGCGTATCGTTGCAAAAGGTCCTGGAACACCAGATTACGACAAAGCAAAAGCAGAATTAGATGCTGACATTGCAGATGTAATGCAAACAAAACAACAAATCGATATGATTGTTGGTGCAGATAAAGCTATTAAAGATTATCTAAAGAAAGATAATTTTACATTAGAAGATGTAAAAGCGATGCAAACTGAAGATCCTACATTATCTCAATATAAAGCTATGTTCACTCAAATTTTATCAAATACTTCTAAAGAAGACTTTGATAAAAGAATTAAAGGTGGTGTAGATTATGTGTATGACCAATTAAACTACAATTTAAATGTTGATTTTAATGGTAGAAAAGTAGTTGGTGACAATCCAGAAGACATCAACGATACTAAATATGGTAACAATAATGTAATTGGACCTAATCCAGAAGATGCAAAACATGGAACTCACGTTGCCGGTATTGTAGCTCAAGTAAGAGGAAATGGAAAAGGGGGCGACGGTGTTGCTAAAGATGTTAAAATAATGGCTGTTAGAGCAGTGCCTAACGGAGATGAATATGACAAAGATATTGCTTTAGGAATTCGTTATGCTGTAGACAATGGCGCAAAAGTAATTAATGGGTCTTTTGGTAAATATTTTTCTCCTCACAAAGAATGGGTTCAAGATGCTTTAAAATATGCAGCATCTAAAGATGTTCTAGTAATTTTTGCAGCTGGTAACGATTCTAAAGATTTAGATGTTGAAAACAAATACCCTTCAGATTCATATAATGGCGCTCCAGAAATTTCTAACAATGTATTAATTGTTGGTGCTTTAAATGTTGAATATGGTGCTAAAATGGTTGCTCCATTTTCAAACTATGGTAAGAAAAACGTAGATGTTTTTGCTCCAGGTATGAAAATTTATGCTACTACACCTAATCAATCTTACGAATATTTACAAGGAACATCAATGGCTTCTCCAAACGTTGCTGGTGTTGCGGCATTAATTCGTTCTTATTATCCTAATTTAACTGCTGCTCAAGTAAAACAAATCATTATGGAAAGTGGTATAACACTTAAAAATGATGTTAAGTTAGGTGAAGATCAACATAAAGCTAATTTCTCAGAAGCTTCTAAAACAGGTAAAATTGTTAATGCCTACAATGCAATTATTATGGCTGAGCAAATGTCTAAATAA
- a CDS encoding formylglycine-generating enzyme family protein, translating to MKRYLTIIIIIILFASESHAQDALAKLEYQDAETAYQNDNYSKALEHLEATKKLLGSTNATIMYLEISAKDKLLNTNNTSSYTHESLKQLCNDNNFSLITFYFDVTKSIYPAVGGINETQYVEFIIKAGNQSGMSNINKEELMYQALTEAATEVKTSADTHIKKIIEKHNLKRSTNNSSEIDLIEKLVSLDKLSKKYLKNFQNTAPLDKTKVVYEIQQKLQPRVIESDAIIQGLKAIKAKQYTNAIILLEKACKAGNEFGCMKREEAYLWDQITNHKDEIIQNLVNNMVLVEGGTFVMGMERYDNDNKTPHSVTLTDFYINKYEVTRLEWMAVMEEVETDGNNKCYDCPKVSSRYEILTFIDKLNEKTGRSFILPTEAQWEFAATGGNESEGFEFAGSNNKEEVYVIMYLNGKGITSVGSKKPNELGLYDMNGNVNDMCLDFYDGDFYKKSKNSINPICNQIKNWDKKNMS from the coding sequence ATGAAAAGATACTTAACAATTATAATCATTATTATATTATTTGCTTCAGAAAGCCATGCTCAAGATGCCTTAGCCAAATTAGAGTATCAAGATGCCGAAACCGCTTATCAAAATGACAATTACAGTAAAGCTCTAGAACATTTAGAAGCTACAAAAAAACTGTTAGGGAGTACTAATGCTACTATTATGTATCTAGAAATTTCAGCAAAAGATAAATTATTAAATACAAACAATACTTCCAGTTATACCCATGAAAGTTTAAAACAACTTTGTAATGATAATAATTTTTCATTAATAACATTTTATTTTGATGTAACCAAGTCTATTTATCCAGCAGTTGGGGGTATAAATGAAACACAATATGTAGAGTTTATTATAAAAGCTGGAAATCAATCAGGAATGTCAAACATTAATAAAGAAGAATTAATGTATCAGGCACTAACAGAAGCAGCAACAGAAGTAAAAACTTCTGCGGATACTCATATAAAAAAAATAATAGAAAAGCATAATCTCAAACGAAGTACCAATAATTCATCAGAAATTGATTTAATTGAAAAGTTAGTAAGTTTAGACAAGTTGAGTAAAAAATACCTAAAGAATTTTCAAAACACCGCACCATTAGATAAAACAAAGGTAGTATACGAAATTCAACAAAAATTGCAACCTAGAGTTATAGAATCGGATGCTATTATTCAAGGGTTAAAAGCTATTAAAGCAAAACAATATACAAATGCTATTATACTCTTAGAAAAAGCATGTAAAGCTGGAAATGAATTTGGATGTATGAAAAGAGAAGAAGCATACTTATGGGATCAAATTACCAATCATAAAGATGAAATTATACAAAACTTAGTAAATAATATGGTATTGGTAGAAGGAGGTACTTTTGTTATGGGTATGGAAAGATATGATAATGATAATAAAACACCTCATAGTGTTACACTTACCGACTTTTATATTAACAAGTATGAAGTTACGCGTTTAGAATGGATGGCGGTTATGGAAGAAGTAGAAACAGATGGGAATAATAAATGTTATGATTGTCCTAAAGTAAGTAGCCGATATGAAATTTTAACATTCATTGATAAATTAAACGAAAAAACAGGTAGAAGCTTTATTTTGCCTACAGAAGCACAATGGGAATTTGCTGCAACAGGTGGAAATGAATCGGAAGGTTTTGAATTTGCTGGAAGCAATAATAAAGAAGAAGTATATGTAATAATGTACTTAAATGGAAAAGGTATAACAAGTGTCGGATCAAAAAAACCAAATGAATTAGGTTTATATGATATGAATGGTAATGTAAATGATATGTGTTTAGATTTTTATGATGGAGATTTTTACAAAAAAAGTAAAAACAGCATAAATCCGATTTGCAATCAAATTAAAAATTGGGACAAAAAAAATATGAGTTAG
- a CDS encoding M1 family metallopeptidase has translation MKKLIVFSLLSAFGFSQNNPNAGYWQQHVDYKMDVDMNVKNYQYKGHQELVYTNHSPDTLKKVFYHLYPNAFQPGSAMDIRLQTISDPDKRMVKSFKKGTEDVTESRISTLKPDEIGYLKISNFSQNGKTASTKVVGTVLEVELNEPILPHQKATFVLDFDGQVPLQVRRSGRNSEEGVALSMTQWYPKMAEYDFEGWHADPYIGREFHGVWGNFDVKITLDKEYTIGGTGYLQNKNEIGHGYQDNGVEVKYPKKAKTLTWHFVAPNVHDFAWGADNEYIHDMVLGPNNVELHFFYKNKKENIENWKKLQPKTIELLEFFNKAVGQYPYKQYSVVQGGDGGMEYAMCTLITGNRSYGSLVGVTAHEFAHSWFQHILASNESKHEWMDEGFTSFISDLAMEQVLPSKKKEGEEVNPFEGAYQGYRYLIKSGKEQPLSTHADRYDYNMSYGIGAYSKGEIFLSQLGYVIGVENLMKTLKRYYYDYKFTHPTPNDIKRTAEKVSGANLDWYLVDWTQTTNTIDYGVKNVSEENNATKVTLERIGRMPMPIDLLVVYEDGTQESFYIPNTLMRWEKPNPFPIERTVLKGWDWAYPTFTFEIAKKGVKAIVIDPSGLMADVDLNNNTWEKK, from the coding sequence ATGAAGAAATTAATCGTATTTTCACTTCTTTCAGCTTTTGGATTCAGCCAAAATAATCCAAATGCTGGTTATTGGCAACAACATGTTGACTACAAAATGGATGTTGATATGAATGTTAAAAATTACCAATATAAAGGACATCAAGAATTGGTTTATACAAATCATTCGCCAGATACACTGAAAAAAGTTTTTTATCACTTGTATCCAAATGCTTTTCAACCAGGAAGCGCAATGGATATTCGTTTACAAACTATTTCTGACCCAGATAAAAGAATGGTAAAATCTTTTAAAAAAGGGACTGAAGATGTAACCGAAAGTAGAATTAGTACATTAAAGCCAGATGAAATTGGTTATTTAAAAATTTCAAACTTTTCTCAAAATGGAAAAACTGCTTCAACTAAAGTAGTTGGTACTGTTTTAGAAGTTGAATTAAACGAACCTATTTTACCTCATCAAAAAGCTACTTTTGTTTTAGATTTTGACGGACAAGTACCACTACAAGTGCGTCGTTCAGGAAGAAATTCAGAAGAAGGTGTGGCTTTATCTATGACGCAATGGTATCCTAAAATGGCTGAATATGACTTTGAAGGTTGGCATGCCGATCCTTACATTGGAAGAGAATTTCATGGTGTTTGGGGTAATTTCGATGTAAAAATCACACTTGATAAAGAATATACTATTGGTGGAACAGGATACCTTCAAAATAAAAACGAAATTGGTCATGGTTATCAAGATAATGGTGTAGAAGTTAAATATCCTAAGAAAGCAAAAACATTAACTTGGCATTTTGTAGCTCCAAATGTTCATGATTTCGCATGGGGAGCAGATAATGAATACATCCACGATATGGTTCTTGGACCAAATAATGTAGAATTACATTTCTTCTACAAAAACAAGAAAGAAAACATTGAAAACTGGAAAAAATTACAGCCAAAAACTATAGAGTTATTAGAGTTTTTCAATAAAGCTGTTGGTCAATATCCATACAAACAATATTCTGTTGTTCAAGGTGGCGATGGTGGAATGGAATATGCAATGTGTACTTTAATTACTGGAAACAGAAGTTATGGTAGCTTAGTGGGTGTTACCGCTCATGAATTTGCACATTCTTGGTTCCAACATATTTTAGCTTCAAACGAAAGTAAACACGAATGGATGGATGAAGGTTTTACTTCATTTATTTCAGATTTAGCAATGGAACAAGTTTTACCTTCTAAGAAAAAAGAAGGTGAAGAAGTTAATCCGTTTGAAGGAGCTTACCAAGGTTACCGTTATTTAATAAAAAGCGGAAAAGAACAACCACTTTCTACTCATGCAGATCGTTATGATTATAATATGTCTTATGGAATTGGCGCTTACAGTAAAGGTGAAATCTTTTTATCGCAACTAGGATATGTAATTGGTGTAGAAAATTTAATGAAAACTTTAAAACGTTACTACTACGATTATAAATTTACGCATCCTACACCAAATGATATTAAAAGAACAGCAGAGAAGGTATCGGGAGCAAATTTAGATTGGTATTTAGTAGATTGGACACAAACTACCAATACAATTGATTATGGTGTAAAAAATGTTTCTGAAGAAAATAATGCAACAAAAGTAACTTTGGAAAGAATTGGTAGAATGCCAATGCCAATAGACTTACTTGTGGTATATGAAGATGGCACGCAAGAATCGTTTTACATTCCAAACACGTTAATGCGTTGGGAAAAACCAAATCCATTTCCAATTGAAAGAACGGTTTTAAAAGGATGGGATTGGGCTTATCCTACATTTACCTTCGAAATAGCTAAAAAAGGCGTTAAAGCGATTGTAATTGATCCAAGTGGCTTAATGGCTGATGTTGATTTAAACAACAATACTTGGGAGAAGAAATAA
- the sufC gene encoding Fe-S cluster assembly ATPase SufC → MLTIKNLHASVEDKEILKGINLEVKAGEVHAIMGPNGAGKSTLSSIIAGNENYEVTEGEIILDGEDIAELAPEERAHAGVFLSFQYPVEIPGVSVTNFIKTAINESRKAKGQEEMPANEMLKKIREKSELLEMDKKFLSRSLNEGFSGGEKKRNEIFQMAMLEPKVAILDETDSGLDIDALRIVANGVNKLKSADNAVVVITHYQRLLDYIVPDFVHVLMDGKIVKSGTKELALELEEKGYDWIKAELQ, encoded by the coding sequence ATGCTAACAATAAAAAATTTACACGCTTCGGTTGAAGATAAAGAAATTTTAAAAGGAATTAATTTAGAAGTTAAAGCTGGTGAGGTTCACGCAATTATGGGGCCAAATGGCGCTGGAAAGTCGACACTTTCTTCTATTATTGCTGGAAATGAAAATTATGAAGTAACGGAAGGTGAAATTATCCTAGATGGTGAAGATATTGCTGAATTAGCTCCAGAAGAAAGAGCGCATGCAGGTGTGTTTTTATCATTCCAATATCCGGTTGAAATTCCAGGAGTTTCGGTTACTAACTTCATTAAAACAGCTATCAACGAAAGTCGAAAAGCAAAAGGGCAAGAAGAAATGCCCGCTAACGAAATGTTGAAGAAAATTCGTGAAAAATCGGAATTGTTAGAAATGGATAAAAAATTCTTATCACGTTCTTTAAACGAAGGTTTTTCAGGTGGTGAAAAGAAACGTAACGAGATTTTCCAAATGGCAATGTTAGAGCCAAAAGTTGCTATTCTAGACGAAACGGACTCTGGTTTGGATATCGATGCTTTACGTATTGTTGCAAACGGAGTTAATAAATTAAAATCCGCTGATAATGCTGTAGTTGTAATTACACACTACCAACGTTTATTGGACTATATCGTGCCAGATTTCGTTCACGTTTTAATGGATGGAAAAATTGTAAAATCAGGTACTAAGGAATTAGCGCTTGAGTTAGAAGAAAAAGGATACGATTGGATTAAAGCAGAATTACAATAG
- a CDS encoding MBL fold metallo-hydrolase, whose translation MKIYPIEAGNFKLDGGAMFGVVPKTIWNKTNPADNNNLIDIAARCMLIEDGNRLILIDTGMGTKQSEKFFGYYSLWGDYSLEKSLKDKGFHPDDVTDVFMTHLHFDHCGGSVNWNKDRTGFEVAFKNARYWTNENHWEWATKPNAREKASFLHENIIPMQESGHLHYISRPESGFTETSELDFGIFFADGHTEKQMIPMINYKGKTICFMADLLATAGHIPIPYVMGYDTRPLLTLGEKELFLKKAADENYLLWLEHDAHNQIITVENTEKGVRLKEVFSCDEILK comes from the coding sequence ATGAAAATTTATCCTATAGAGGCTGGAAATTTTAAACTTGATGGCGGCGCTATGTTTGGTGTTGTACCTAAGACTATTTGGAATAAAACCAACCCAGCTGACAATAATAATTTAATAGATATTGCAGCTCGTTGTATGCTTATTGAAGATGGCAATCGATTGATTTTAATTGATACTGGAATGGGTACTAAACAATCTGAAAAGTTTTTTGGATACTATTCACTTTGGGGTGATTATTCATTAGAAAAATCTTTAAAAGACAAAGGTTTTCATCCAGATGATGTTACTGATGTATTTATGACACACTTACATTTTGATCATTGTGGCGGAAGTGTAAATTGGAACAAAGACAGAACAGGATTTGAAGTTGCTTTCAAAAATGCCAGATATTGGACAAATGAAAATCATTGGGAATGGGCCACAAAACCTAATGCTCGTGAAAAGGCTTCTTTTTTACATGAAAACATAATTCCAATGCAAGAAAGCGGTCATTTACATTATATTTCAAGACCGGAAAGTGGATTTACTGAAACATCTGAATTAGATTTTGGTATTTTCTTTGCCGATGGTCATACCGAAAAACAAATGATTCCTATGATTAATTATAAGGGAAAAACAATTTGTTTTATGGCTGATTTATTAGCAACTGCTGGACATATTCCAATTCCTTACGTTATGGGTTATGATACAAGACCTTTATTGACTTTAGGTGAGAAAGAATTATTTCTAAAAAAAGCTGCTGATGAGAATTATTTATTATGGTTAGAACACGATGCTCACAACCAAATTATTACTGTTGAAAACACAGAAAAAGGCGTTAGACTTAAAGAAGTTTTTAGCTGTGATGAAATACTAAAATAG
- a CDS encoding four helix bundle protein — MAKYSSFEEMEVYQKALQFGVKVYKLTLTNERIAKDLGLKDQLQRAALSISNNIAEGFERETKKELIRYLYFSKGSSGECRNMLNFLQLLEYINEENFYEHRNDVLEISRQLGNYIKYLKNLEKENKKS, encoded by the coding sequence ATGGCAAAATATAGTTCATTTGAAGAAATGGAAGTTTATCAAAAAGCTTTACAATTTGGTGTAAAAGTGTATAAATTAACATTAACAAATGAGCGAATTGCCAAGGATTTAGGGTTGAAAGATCAATTACAAAGAGCAGCATTATCTATTTCAAACAATATAGCCGAAGGTTTTGAAAGAGAAACAAAAAAAGAACTGATAAGATATTTGTATTTTTCGAAAGGTTCATCAGGCGAGTGTAGAAATATGCTTAATTTTCTTCAGTTATTAGAATATATTAATGAGGAGAATTTTTATGAACATAGAAATGATGTTTTAGAAATATCGAGACAATTAGGAAACTATATTAAATATTTAAAAAATTTAGAAAAAGAGAACAAAAAGTCGTAA
- the sufB gene encoding Fe-S cluster assembly protein SufB yields the protein MSKYTEEHLKEELASKEYEYGFYTDIESETFPAGLNEEIVRAISKKKNEPEWMTEWRLEAFRIWNEMTEPEWANVHYEKPDFQAVSYYSAPKKKDKYESLDEVDPELLETFNKLGISLDEQKQLAGVAVDIVMDSVSVATTFKKTLAEKGIIFCSISEAIQNHPELVQKYIGSVVPKTDNFYAALNSAVFSDGSFCYIPKGVRCPMELSTYFRINQGGTGQFERTLVIADEGSYVSYLEGCTAPSRDENQLHAAVVELIALDDAEIKYSTVQNWYPGNKEGKGGVYNFVTKRGLCEKNAKISWTQVETGSAVTWKYPSCVLKGDNSIGEFYSIAVTNNFQQADTGTKMIHLGKNTKSTIISKGISAGKSQNSYRGLVQISSRAENARNFSQCDSLLMGNECGAHTFPYIESKNASAKIEHEATTSKIGEDQVFYCNQRGIPTEKAIALIVNGFSKEVLNKLPMEFAVEAQKLLEISLEGSVG from the coding sequence ATGAGTAAATATACAGAAGAACATTTAAAAGAGGAATTAGCGTCGAAGGAATACGAGTACGGATTTTATACTGATATAGAATCGGAAACATTTCCTGCGGGTTTAAATGAAGAAATTGTTCGTGCTATTTCAAAAAAGAAAAACGAACCAGAATGGATGACCGAGTGGCGTTTAGAAGCATTTCGCATTTGGAATGAAATGACGGAACCAGAATGGGCAAATGTTCATTATGAAAAACCAGATTTTCAAGCAGTTTCATATTATTCGGCACCAAAGAAAAAAGACAAATATGAAAGTTTAGATGAGGTTGATCCTGAATTATTAGAAACTTTCAATAAGTTAGGAATTTCATTAGACGAACAAAAACAATTGGCTGGTGTTGCTGTTGATATTGTAATGGATTCGGTTTCTGTGGCAACAACTTTTAAAAAGACATTGGCAGAGAAAGGAATTATTTTCTGTTCAATTTCTGAAGCCATTCAAAACCACCCAGAATTAGTTCAAAAGTATATTGGTTCTGTAGTTCCAAAAACGGATAATTTTTATGCGGCTTTAAATTCGGCGGTGTTTTCTGATGGAAGTTTCTGTTATATTCCAAAAGGCGTTCGTTGCCCAATGGAATTATCTACGTATTTCCGAATCAATCAAGGTGGAACCGGTCAGTTTGAAAGAACTTTAGTAATTGCTGACGAGGGAAGTTACGTTTCTTATTTAGAAGGTTGTACCGCTCCAAGTCGCGATGAAAATCAGTTACACGCTGCAGTTGTTGAGCTAATTGCATTAGATGATGCAGAAATTAAATATTCTACAGTTCAAAACTGGTATCCAGGAAATAAAGAAGGAAAAGGTGGCGTTTACAACTTTGTAACGAAAAGAGGTTTATGCGAGAAAAACGCAAAAATTTCTTGGACACAAGTAGAAACTGGTTCTGCTGTAACTTGGAAATACCCATCATGTGTGTTGAAAGGTGATAACTCAATTGGCGAATTTTATTCCATTGCGGTTACCAATAATTTCCAACAAGCCGATACTGGAACGAAAATGATTCATTTAGGGAAAAACACGAAATCGACAATCATTTCTAAAGGTATTTCTGCTGGAAAATCACAAAACAGTTATAGAGGATTGGTTCAAATTTCATCAAGAGCTGAAAACGCACGTAACTTTTCGCAATGTGATTCTTTGTTAATGGGTAACGAATGTGGTGCACATACTTTCCCTTATATAGAAAGTAAAAATGCATCCGCAAAAATTGAACACGAAGCAACAACTTCAAAAATTGGAGAAGATCAAGTGTTTTATTGTAACCAAAGAGGAATTCCAACTGAAAAAGCAATTGCGTTAATCGTAAACGGATTCAGTAAAGAAGTATTGAATAAGTTACCAATGGAATTTGCTGTGGAAGCACAAAAATTATTAGAAATTTCATTAGAAGGTTCAGTAGGTTAA
- a CDS encoding formylglycine-generating enzyme family protein, producing MILNHRDEIVQNILNNMVLVEGGTFKMGNNQYKNQKEHNVILSNFNINKYEVTNLEYYAVVGGVEEEGMHNYFLKYYNFPIEITTRSVIEKFIKELNQLTNRNFILPTEAQWEYAARGGNMTQNYQYSGSNNVNEVAFFENEEKTTKLVVGGSKKPNELGLYDMSGNITEICQDLYDEKFYNSSNNAKDPICTKTKFVEVVESSVEQVTNVFGMPKSSTYSNIHELKPEAKTSAGIVGRFGVKNISDRSFIFCLSSKSATARVGFRLAEKLPSE from the coding sequence ATGATACTAAATCATAGGGACGAAATTGTTCAAAACATCTTAAATAACATGGTTTTGGTAGAAGGAGGAACATTTAAAATGGGAAATAATCAATATAAAAATCAAAAAGAGCACAATGTCATCTTAAGTAATTTTAACATCAATAAATATGAAGTCACCAATTTAGAATATTATGCTGTAGTAGGTGGAGTAGAAGAAGAAGGAATGCATAATTATTTTTTAAAATATTACAACTTTCCTATTGAAATCACTACTAGATCTGTCATAGAAAAATTTATAAAAGAACTAAATCAATTAACCAATAGAAATTTCATTTTACCTACTGAAGCACAATGGGAATATGCTGCACGTGGTGGAAATATGACTCAAAATTATCAATATTCAGGAAGTAATAATGTTAATGAAGTAGCCTTTTTTGAGAACGAAGAAAAAACTACAAAGCTAGTTGTAGGAGGAAGTAAAAAACCAAATGAACTTGGCCTGTATGATATGAGTGGTAACATAACGGAAATTTGTCAAGATTTATATGATGAAAAATTTTATAATTCAAGTAACAACGCTAAAGACCCTATATGTACTAAAACTAAATTTGTTGAGGTCGTTGAAAGTTCAGTCGAACAAGTTACAAATGTTTTTGGGATGCCAAAATCAAGTACCTATAGTAATATTCATGAACTTAAACCAGAAGCAAAAACATCAGCGGGTATAGTAGGCCGTTTTGGGGTAAAAAATATAAGTGACAGATCTTTTATTTTTTGCTTATCATCTAAAAGTGCAACTGCAAGGGTAGGCTTCCGTTTAGCAGAAAAATTACCTTCAGAATAA
- a CDS encoding HesB/IscA family protein, protein MIKVSDSAKKKAIELMTDDGFDATQDFIRVGVKSGGCSGLSYELKFDNIQNNEDKLFEDNGVKILVDKKSFLYLIGTTLEYSGGLNGKGFVFNNPNANRTCGCGESFSL, encoded by the coding sequence ATGATTAAAGTATCAGATTCTGCAAAAAAGAAAGCGATTGAGCTCATGACGGATGATGGGTTTGATGCAACTCAAGATTTTATTCGAGTGGGAGTAAAAAGTGGTGGTTGTAGTGGTTTGTCTTATGAATTAAAGTTTGACAATATTCAAAATAACGAAGATAAATTGTTTGAGGATAATGGCGTTAAAATTTTAGTTGATAAGAAAAGCTTTTTATATTTAATAGGAACAACTTTAGAATATTCTGGAGGTTTAAACGGAAAAGGATTTGTTTTTAACAATCCTAATGCTAACAGAACATGTGGATGTGGAGAATCGTTTTCGTTGTAA